Proteins encoded within one genomic window of Nitrospirota bacterium:
- a CDS encoding efflux RND transporter periplasmic adaptor subunit, with the protein MKINTNINFRFLILIIISLTGCDKSVTASKGPPPVPVTVQKAIAKSMPVEITAFGTVEAYNSLSIMPQVPGRILKIHFKEGQYVKKGELLITIDPEPYNEKLTQAEAVLAKDKANLTYAKEEAQRYTFLLEKGAVSRSEYDKNTSGYRAQEELVKSDEALVKQAKLNLNYCSVRSPIEGKTGGLILKEGSVVEENKTKVVTINQIHPILARFSVPEKYLNEIKRYSDNGSLKVLAYPPKYENTPHEGKLTFISNSVDQSSGMIELKAEYENKDGFLWPGQFVNVIVYLTIQPNAVVVPSSCVQAGLKGNYAFVVKPDMTAELRNVVVDRVQRDETVIASGIAPGDTVVTDGQIKLKNGLTVKINEMPTEGPLQSPQPNKL; encoded by the coding sequence ATGAAGATAAACACAAATATCAATTTTCGTTTTTTAATTCTGATAATTATTTCACTTACCGGATGTGATAAGTCTGTAACTGCATCCAAAGGACCACCTCCTGTGCCTGTTACTGTGCAAAAGGCAATTGCTAAGTCCATGCCGGTTGAGATAACCGCATTTGGCACGGTTGAGGCTTATAATTCCCTGTCCATTATGCCTCAGGTTCCCGGTAGAATCCTGAAGATTCACTTTAAAGAAGGCCAATATGTAAAAAAAGGCGAACTGCTTATCACTATTGACCCCGAGCCGTATAATGAAAAACTTACACAGGCTGAGGCCGTCCTTGCTAAAGACAAAGCAAACCTGACCTATGCCAAAGAAGAGGCTCAAAGATACACGTTCCTGCTTGAAAAAGGCGCCGTCTCACGCTCCGAATACGATAAAAACACTAGCGGTTACAGGGCTCAGGAGGAACTTGTTAAGTCCGATGAGGCTTTAGTAAAGCAAGCGAAACTTAATCTCAACTACTGCTCCGTGCGCTCTCCGATTGAGGGTAAAACCGGAGGGCTTATACTGAAAGAGGGCTCCGTGGTTGAGGAAAATAAAACCAAAGTCGTCACCATTAACCAGATTCACCCCATATTGGCCAGGTTTTCAGTGCCCGAAAAATATCTGAACGAAATCAAACGCTATAGCGATAACGGCAGCCTTAAAGTCCTCGCATATCCCCCTAAGTACGAAAACACACCGCACGAGGGTAAGCTCACCTTCATAAGCAACTCCGTTGACCAGAGCTCCGGAATGATTGAGCTTAAGGCTGAGTATGAAAACAAGGACGGATTCCTTTGGCCCGGACAGTTTGTCAATGTCATCGTCTATCTGACTATTCAACCTAACGCCGTTGTGGTTCCCTCATCCTGCGTACAAGCCGGCCTTAAGGGTAACTACGCCTTTGTAGTTAAGCCCGATATGACCGCAGAGCTTAGAAATGTGGTCGTTGACAGAGTGCAGAGGGATGAAACTGTTATTGCCTCAGGCATTGCACCAGGTGATACTGTCGTAACCGATGGCCAGATAAAACTTAAAAACGGTTTAACTGTAAAGATCAATGAGATGCCGACAGAGGGGCCGCTACAGAGCCCGCAACCTAACAAATTGTGA
- a CDS encoding efflux RND transporter permease subunit, whose protein sequence is MNLSEIWIRRPIMTILFMAGILFFGIISYKKLPINNLPNVDFPTIEVSAALPGANSETMASTVAMPLEKQFSGISGVDSMVSSSVQGKTTINLQFSLDRNIDDAAQDVNAAISAAMGVLPGNMPNPPTYKKVNPGDMPIIFLGLVSDTLPITALNDYAENILTPHLSTINGVAQVRVVGTQRFAVRVQVNPRTLANKGIGINEVQDALAAGNVNLPGGELQGTNTGFMLKPSGQIFDAEGYNNLIVTYQNGYPVRVKDIGTAIDGVEYKKQRAWFYTKGHAKRGIFLLVSRQPGTNTVALAKEIKSLMPMLKASMPGAMDMAIFYDQSLFIKESINDVQYTLILTVILVIIVIFLFIRAVRPTLIPALSVPLSLIGTFAIMDLMGYTLNNLSLMSLTLAVGFVVDDAIVVLENIVRRIEMGENAMDASLNGSKEIGFTILSMTLSLVVVFIPIMFMGGIIGRLFREFSVCITSAILFSGLVSLTLTPVMGSRFMGAVSHTHGRFYEYSEAFFKRMLNFYSDTLKWVIYHRKYVVVFLVFIVVGTVFLARAVPKGFIPTQDQNFFRVFSIASDSISFDSMVKHQEEVIKRFLEDPDIKEASGASAAGFPGDTSGILFCGLKDKAERKSSVDQIINRLRPKLNQIPGLIVSLVNPPLITIGARIASAQWQYTLQTTDIDELFKYGTQMEESLSKLPALTDVRSDLQMRKPTVEIIIDRDKASALGLTLKQIQDAFYSAYSDRQVSTMYTAANQYYVILELAPGFTESPELLSMLYIKSSNGKLIPLSTVAQTRQTVSPLSVNHIGQVPAATISFNLKPGYSIGTAMEDINKLAKDTLPATISTSFQGSAQAFKQSFASMGFLLIVTVVIIYLVLGMLYESFFHPLTILTALPLAGFGALFALWIFGRELDMYAYVGMIMLIGIVKKNGIMMVDFALDAERHEGLSAEDSIFKACQIRFRPIMMTTMAALFGTLPIALGIGAGGEARQPLGICVVGGLFFSQFMTLYITPVFYIYIDKFNRWISHSKSNNGEALPPH, encoded by the coding sequence GTGAATCTTTCTGAAATCTGGATAAGACGCCCCATCATGACCATTTTGTTTATGGCCGGGATCTTGTTTTTTGGGATAATCAGTTACAAAAAGCTCCCTATCAATAACCTTCCTAATGTTGACTTTCCAACAATAGAGGTAAGTGCCGCTCTTCCCGGCGCTAACAGCGAAACCATGGCCTCCACTGTTGCCATGCCTTTGGAAAAGCAGTTTTCAGGTATTTCAGGCGTTGACTCCATGGTCTCATCAAGCGTGCAGGGGAAAACCACCATCAATCTTCAGTTTTCGCTGGATAGAAACATTGACGATGCCGCTCAGGATGTTAATGCCGCAATTTCCGCCGCTATGGGTGTGCTCCCCGGAAATATGCCTAACCCCCCCACGTACAAAAAGGTTAATCCCGGCGATATGCCTATTATCTTTCTGGGACTTGTCTCAGACACCCTGCCAATCACTGCCCTTAATGATTACGCAGAAAACATTCTGACCCCACATCTTTCCACTATTAACGGTGTGGCACAGGTGCGTGTTGTCGGCACTCAACGATTTGCTGTCAGAGTGCAGGTCAATCCCCGTACACTTGCAAACAAGGGGATAGGGATTAACGAGGTGCAAGACGCACTGGCAGCCGGAAATGTAAATCTCCCCGGCGGTGAGCTGCAAGGCACAAACACCGGATTTATGCTTAAGCCCTCCGGACAGATTTTTGACGCCGAGGGGTACAATAATCTCATCGTTACATATCAAAACGGTTATCCGGTTAGAGTAAAAGACATAGGAACAGCGATTGACGGCGTTGAGTATAAAAAACAAAGGGCCTGGTTTTATACTAAAGGACACGCAAAACGCGGCATCTTTCTTTTAGTAAGCAGACAACCCGGTACAAACACTGTAGCACTTGCTAAAGAAATCAAATCCCTCATGCCAATGCTTAAAGCCTCCATGCCGGGCGCTATGGATATGGCAATTTTCTATGATCAGTCGCTGTTTATCAAAGAATCCATTAACGATGTTCAATATACTCTGATTCTCACAGTTATTCTGGTTATTATAGTCATTTTTCTTTTTATAAGAGCCGTGAGGCCGACTCTTATTCCGGCACTCAGTGTGCCTCTGTCGCTGATTGGAACCTTTGCCATAATGGATCTAATGGGTTACACTCTTAATAACTTATCCCTAATGTCCCTGACCCTTGCCGTAGGGTTTGTGGTTGATGACGCTATAGTTGTGCTTGAAAATATCGTACGGCGAATAGAGATGGGTGAAAATGCAATGGATGCCTCACTTAACGGCTCCAAAGAGATTGGGTTTACAATTCTATCTATGACTCTTTCTCTGGTAGTTGTCTTTATTCCCATTATGTTTATGGGAGGAATAATTGGGCGGCTTTTCAGGGAATTTTCTGTGTGTATCACATCTGCCATTTTGTTTTCCGGGCTTGTCTCACTAACCCTTACTCCAGTTATGGGATCTCGCTTTATGGGAGCTGTTAGCCACACCCATGGCAGGTTTTATGAGTACTCTGAGGCGTTTTTTAAGAGGATGCTTAACTTTTACTCTGACACTTTAAAGTGGGTCATTTATCATCGCAAGTACGTTGTCGTTTTTTTAGTGTTTATAGTGGTTGGCACAGTTTTTTTGGCACGGGCGGTTCCTAAGGGGTTTATTCCAACTCAGGACCAAAACTTTTTCAGAGTTTTTTCCATAGCCTCAGACAGTATCTCCTTTGACAGTATGGTAAAGCATCAGGAGGAGGTAATAAAAAGATTCTTAGAAGACCCTGACATAAAAGAGGCAAGCGGAGCATCTGCCGCGGGTTTTCCCGGAGACACAAGCGGTATTCTTTTTTGCGGCCTCAAAGATAAGGCAGAACGTAAGAGCTCGGTTGATCAAATTATCAATCGTTTAAGGCCAAAGCTTAATCAGATTCCGGGCCTTATCGTCTCTTTAGTAAACCCTCCGCTTATTACAATTGGAGCCAGAATTGCCAGCGCCCAGTGGCAATACACGCTGCAAACAACTGACATTGATGAGTTATTTAAGTATGGCACCCAAATGGAGGAAAGCCTTAGCAAGCTTCCGGCACTTACCGATGTCAGATCAGATCTTCAAATGAGAAAACCCACCGTGGAAATCATCATCGACAGAGATAAAGCCTCAGCACTGGGGCTTACCTTGAAGCAGATTCAGGATGCTTTTTATAGCGCTTATAGTGACAGGCAGGTCTCCACCATGTACACGGCTGCAAACCAGTACTACGTCATACTTGAACTTGCTCCCGGATTTACAGAATCCCCTGAGCTGCTTTCCATGCTCTACATTAAATCCTCCAATGGTAAACTAATTCCCCTTTCCACGGTTGCGCAGACTCGCCAGACTGTTTCCCCGCTAAGTGTAAATCACATAGGACAGGTGCCAGCTGCTACAATATCGTTTAATCTTAAACCGGGGTACTCAATAGGAACTGCTATGGAAGACATTAATAAACTTGCCAAAGACACTCTGCCTGCCACTATTAGCACAAGTTTTCAGGGCTCTGCACAGGCCTTTAAGCAATCATTTGCAAGCATGGGTTTTCTGCTGATTGTGACGGTGGTTATTATTTATCTGGTTTTGGGGATGCTTTATGAGAGCTTTTTTCATCCTCTTACAATCCTGACTGCACTACCGCTTGCCGGTTTTGGCGCTCTGTTTGCCCTGTGGATTTTTGGCAGAGAGCTTGATATGTACGCATACGTAGGGATGATTATGCTTATTGGAATTGTAAAGAAAAATGGAATCATGATGGTTGACTTTGCTCTCGATGCTGAAAGACACGAGGGACTCTCTGCCGAAGACTCAATTTTTAAAGCCTGCCAGATTAGATTCCGACCAATTATGATGACAACAATGGCGGCGCTTTTTGGCACTCTACCGATAGCTCTTGGGATTGGCGCCGGAGGTGAAGCACGTCAACCTCTTGGCATATGCGTCGTAGGCGGCTTGTTTTTTTCTCAGTTTATGACTCTATACATTACGCCGGTGTTTTATATCTACATTGATAAATTCAATCGCTGGATATCGCACTCAAAGAGTAATAATGGGGAGGCGCTGCCTCCCCATTAG
- a CDS encoding ABC transporter ATP-binding protein yields the protein MDDNVLLSVRNLTKNYGGKKAAVDGVSFSFLKGEFVGLLGPNGAGKTTIIKILTGLIKPSSGEVSYYGEDFFENSKRLKAIIGVVPQQNNLDRDLTAYENLYLHCMLHGIPKRERSKRIEEFLTFAGLLDVKDKAVKTFSGGMMRRLVILRALLHEPQIIFLDEPTIGLDPQIRRTIWDFIVTINQTKKTTILLTTHYIEEAEKLCARVLIIDGGVIITSGTPGELKAATGKFVLETFKEDKTEENFFENKEDAIEAIKSCSYACKIRECTLEDVFLQITGRKINV from the coding sequence ATGGATGATAACGTTTTATTATCGGTACGAAATCTTACGAAAAACTATGGTGGCAAAAAAGCAGCCGTGGATGGTGTAAGCTTTAGTTTTCTAAAGGGAGAATTTGTTGGACTTTTAGGGCCTAACGGAGCCGGTAAAACTACAATTATTAAAATTCTAACCGGTCTTATAAAACCCTCATCTGGTGAGGTTAGCTACTACGGCGAGGATTTTTTTGAAAACTCAAAGCGTTTAAAGGCAATCATTGGAGTTGTGCCTCAGCAAAACAACCTTGACAGGGATTTGACTGCTTACGAAAACCTCTACCTTCACTGTATGCTCCACGGCATTCCTAAACGTGAACGTTCAAAGAGGATTGAAGAGTTCCTGACATTTGCTGGTCTTTTGGATGTGAAAGACAAAGCAGTTAAGACATTTTCCGGAGGTATGATGAGGCGTCTTGTCATCTTACGCGCACTGCTGCATGAACCACAAATCATATTCCTTGATGAGCCCACTATCGGGCTTGACCCTCAGATTAGACGTACCATATGGGATTTTATCGTAACTATAAATCAGACAAAAAAAACCACCATTCTCTTAACCACTCATTATATCGAGGAGGCTGAAAAGCTCTGTGCACGGGTACTTATAATAGACGGAGGAGTGATAATAACAAGCGGCACTCCGGGCGAACTTAAAGCCGCAACAGGAAAGTTTGTCCTGGAAACTTTTAAAGAGGACAAAACCGAGGAGAATTTTTTTGAAAATAAAGAAGATGCAATTGAGGCTATTAAAAGCTGCTCCTATGCCTGTAAGATACGGGAGTGCACACTTGAGGACGTGTTTTTACAAATAACGGGACGGAAAATTAATGTTTAA
- a CDS encoding ABC transporter permease, whose protein sequence is MFNGFYAVLYRDLSIFRKRLKKQLLSQSLSPLLYLIAFGWGMGNSVVVGNMSYMSFLIPGLITMNSLNQSYAISGEMNISRFYFHTFEQYLTAPVSHFEIVLGEAVFGVLRGVLSGLMIFAFAVVFNVKLQFNAAFIPALLLHTFLFASLAVTTSMVVKDHAGQALVNNFVITPMIFLCGTFYPVDRLPVFFKAVVYMLPLTYSVKVIRASLTGGEINPLYMLLLFAYSVVFFLTAVMALKKVES, encoded by the coding sequence ATGTTTAACGGCTTTTATGCGGTTTTATATAGAGATCTCTCGATTTTCAGAAAACGGTTAAAAAAACAGCTTCTGTCTCAGTCGCTGTCGCCGCTTCTTTACTTAATCGCCTTTGGCTGGGGTATGGGAAATTCTGTTGTGGTTGGGAATATGTCATATATGTCGTTTCTTATTCCGGGATTAATTACAATGAACAGCCTTAACCAAAGTTATGCCATCTCTGGGGAGATGAACATATCGAGATTTTACTTTCACACATTTGAGCAATACCTGACAGCTCCGGTGTCTCACTTTGAAATAGTGCTGGGTGAGGCGGTCTTTGGAGTGCTGCGAGGGGTGCTGAGCGGGCTTATGATTTTTGCTTTTGCAGTTGTCTTTAACGTTAAGCTGCAATTTAACGCTGCCTTTATCCCTGCATTGCTTTTGCACACCTTTTTGTTTGCCTCACTTGCCGTAACCACCTCGATGGTTGTAAAAGACCATGCCGGTCAGGCATTGGTTAATAATTTTGTGATAACGCCGATGATTTTTCTTTGTGGCACGTTTTATCCCGTTGACAGACTCCCAGTGTTTTTTAAGGCAGTAGTATATATGCTGCCTCTGACCTATTCAGTTAAGGTAATACGGGCCTCACTTACAGGCGGTGAGATTAATCCACTGTATATGCTTTTGCTTTTTGCATACTCTGTGGTATTCTTTCTTACAGCCGTTATGGCATTAAAAAAGGTGGAGAGTTAA
- the cobI gene encoding precorrin-2 C(20)-methyltransferase, whose protein sequence is MNNIMNKNIVYSLGLGPGDPELVTVKAMRILEQSDVVIVPQSDELGRSVAKDIVSHYAPDEKIQMYYFPMNNKKDELSKRYTELAETIKSLLSSGKTVSYVSMGDPTLFSTSNYLTDKLKNIGVAIKHIPGISSVNASSALLGISLASKGDNIGIYELSAKADVNTERIKNHSTVVFMKVHKKLNALIEAIRESSPDVAYLVQRVGLEGENIVDLLESSPDFDAAYLSLAIIKKA, encoded by the coding sequence ATGAATAACATTATGAATAAAAATATTGTGTATTCTCTTGGGCTTGGGCCCGGTGATCCTGAGCTTGTCACAGTAAAAGCCATGCGGATTTTAGAGCAATCCGATGTGGTAATTGTGCCGCAGTCGGATGAGTTAGGCAGAAGTGTGGCTAAAGACATCGTATCACATTATGCACCGGATGAAAAAATTCAGATGTACTATTTCCCGATGAATAACAAAAAAGATGAGTTATCAAAAAGATACACTGAGCTTGCAGAGACGATTAAATCTCTCCTTAGTTCCGGTAAAACCGTTTCCTACGTCTCTATGGGAGACCCCACACTGTTTAGCACATCAAACTATCTGACCGATAAACTTAAAAATATCGGAGTAGCGATAAAACACATTCCCGGGATAAGTTCAGTGAATGCGTCCTCTGCACTTTTAGGTATTTCGCTTGCCAGCAAAGGAGACAACATTGGCATCTATGAACTCAGCGCAAAGGCAGACGTTAACACCGAAAGGATAAAAAACCACTCAACCGTAGTATTTATGAAAGTCCACAAGAAATTGAATGCCCTGATTGAGGCCATAAGAGAATCCTCACCCGATGTGGCATATTTGGTGCAAAGGGTTGGACTTGAGGGCGAAAACATTGTAGATTTACTTGAATCCTCTCCGGATTTTGATGCCGCTTATCTGTCACTTGCCATTATAAAAAAAGCTTAA
- the cbiD gene encoding cobalamin biosynthesis protein CbiD: MAQTLSRCGFTTGSAATAAAKAAAMFLKTGVLPERVHITLPNLKESLLINIKSCTLTPDDNSATASVIKQSGDDPDVTNGLEIVATLRLLKQSADNESKIVIKGGAGVGRVTKKGLQQQVGDWAINPVPKAMITQAVREVFSKDSLNLEVEISVSNGELAAQKTFNPRLGITGGISILGTTGIVEPMSVDAIKETVKCEIDVSFYENPETIRLAPGKIGEDALKRILGPTRVVQFSNFPGLAMDYVKSKGFKHVTLGGHPGKLAKILMGYTDTHSGRSPQAAAFVSEFMGLNGNFNTVEEIIDKITETGGDFTKLAHEICFKIKSIYRLPSIEVYLFDMKKTLIGHSTCTE, translated from the coding sequence ATGGCTCAGACTCTTAGCAGGTGTGGATTTACCACGGGTTCAGCTGCTACAGCGGCAGCCAAAGCTGCTGCCATGTTTCTTAAGACTGGTGTTCTGCCGGAAAGAGTTCACATCACGCTGCCAAATCTAAAAGAGAGTCTGCTTATTAATATCAAAAGTTGTACACTTACCCCTGATGATAACTCTGCAACCGCCTCTGTAATCAAACAAAGCGGCGATGACCCGGATGTAACTAATGGACTTGAAATCGTTGCCACACTGAGACTGCTTAAACAAAGTGCTGACAACGAAAGTAAAATCGTTATAAAAGGAGGAGCAGGAGTAGGCAGAGTGACAAAAAAGGGGCTTCAGCAGCAAGTAGGCGACTGGGCGATCAATCCTGTGCCAAAAGCCATGATAACGCAGGCGGTGCGTGAGGTTTTTTCAAAGGATTCATTAAATTTAGAGGTTGAGATTTCTGTCAGTAACGGAGAACTTGCTGCCCAAAAGACTTTTAATCCACGGCTAGGTATAACGGGCGGAATCTCAATCCTTGGCACTACCGGCATAGTTGAACCCATGAGTGTTGATGCTATAAAAGAGACGGTTAAATGTGAGATAGATGTATCGTTTTACGAAAACCCTGAGACTATCCGCCTTGCTCCCGGAAAAATCGGGGAGGATGCCCTCAAGCGTATTTTAGGGCCAACCAGAGTTGTGCAGTTTAGTAATTTCCCAGGTTTAGCTATGGACTATGTCAAATCAAAAGGATTTAAGCACGTAACGCTTGGCGGCCATCCCGGCAAATTAGCCAAAATTCTGATGGGATACACAGATACCCACTCGGGACGTTCCCCGCAGGCTGCAGCATTTGTATCAGAGTTTATGGGTTTAAACGGCAATTTTAACACGGTAGAGGAAATAATTGATAAAATTACCGAAACAGGGGGAGATTTTACGAAATTAGCACATGAAATTTGCTTTAAGATAAAAAGTATTTACAGGCTACCCTCAATAGAGGTATATTTGTTTGATATGAAAAAAACACTTATTGGCCATAGCACATGCACAGAATAA
- the cbiE gene encoding precorrin-6y C5,15-methyltransferase (decarboxylating) subunit CbiE, translating to MHRITLIGVGPGGSDYVTFRAVKSAQNCEVLIGMKHQIAAIGEITGKVIYEESGIEEILNLIGKNEGKAVGVLITGDAGIYSLSEKIMERFGRDSVTEIVPGISSVMAAFSKVKQQWLNVRIISVHGRPLNGLNDAPNHERVAILCDRKNNSPLVVKTLSQMGILNRSKTVYVCRNITCNNEQIIEVNTIADLNIPDDNDKEVVLIVPRR from the coding sequence ATGCACAGAATAACTCTGATAGGGGTTGGCCCGGGTGGTAGCGATTATGTAACGTTTAGAGCCGTAAAGAGCGCTCAGAACTGTGAGGTCTTAATTGGGATGAAACATCAGATAGCGGCAATTGGTGAAATCACGGGAAAGGTGATTTATGAGGAAAGTGGGATAGAGGAGATTTTAAATCTTATCGGTAAAAATGAGGGCAAAGCCGTAGGAGTTTTGATTACAGGAGATGCTGGGATATACAGCCTGTCGGAAAAAATCATGGAACGCTTCGGACGGGATTCAGTTACAGAAATAGTGCCAGGAATATCAAGTGTCATGGCGGCTTTTTCAAAGGTAAAACAACAGTGGCTTAACGTACGAATTATCTCCGTACATGGCCGTCCGCTTAATGGACTCAATGATGCGCCTAATCACGAAAGAGTCGCTATCCTCTGTGACAGAAAAAACAACTCTCCGCTGGTTGTAAAAACTCTCTCACAAATGGGTATCCTTAACAGAAGCAAAACCGTTTATGTGTGCCGTAATATTACCTGTAACAACGAGCAAATAATAGAAGTAAACACCATTGCGGATTTAAACATACCCGATGACAACGATAAAGAAGTTGTCTTAATTGTGCCTCGCAGATAG
- a CDS encoding HNH nuclease family protein, which yields MRKDRGFTIRRTVKKPADSRPVGDIIKELKGQSAKNQADYRDLSLKIHGLICAKCGTEFNEKNKSLLTVHHKDGNHDNNPADGSNWENLCAYCHDDEHSRGVLGDYLSGK from the coding sequence ATGAGAAAAGACCGTGGTTTTACCATAAGAAGGACTGTTAAGAAGCCGGCTGACAGCAGGCCGGTCGGAGATATAATAAAAGAGCTGAAGGGACAGAGTGCTAAAAATCAAGCTGATTACAGAGATTTATCACTTAAAATCCACGGACTGATATGTGCAAAATGCGGTACTGAATTTAATGAAAAAAATAAATCCCTTCTTACGGTCCACCATAAGGACGGAAACCATGATAACAATCCTGCCGATGGTTCTAACTGGGAAAATCTGTGCGCATACTGTCACGATGACGAACACAGCAGGGGGGTTTTAGGTGACTATCTGTCAGGAAAGTGA
- a CDS encoding glycosyltransferase, with translation MQLGMTNKKQRVMEYYNSVAEKRDYYINKNKYYYDDLTGFLKFTIPAGKRVLEIGSGTGHVLAALEPSYGVGIDFSPKMVQIAKLKYPSLRFFKIDAEDLDLDDQPFDYIVISDTIGLFEDIQQVFKHMKHLANEHTRVVITYNCSLWHPILSIAETLRLKMPRQQLNWLDAEDVSQLLYLEDFEVVKTGRRFLFPKNISFISPFINEFIAHLPFFNSLCLTGYIIAKKAHRADDTKPEPTVSVVIPARNERGNIENAVKRTPKLGRHTEIIFVEGHSTDGTLDEIRRVCTLYGDKCDIKYAVQDGKGKGDAVRKGFAMATCDILMILDADLTVPPEELPKFYEAVATGKGEFINGTRLVYPLEKESMRFLNMLGNKFFSIMFTWILGQRLKDTLCGTKVLSRENYLSIQANRHFFGDFDPFGDYDLIFGSAKLNLKIIEIPITYRAREYGQTNISRFSHGWLLLKMTMFAVNKLKFK, from the coding sequence ATGCAGCTTGGTATGACTAACAAAAAGCAGAGGGTTATGGAGTACTATAACTCGGTAGCAGAGAAACGCGATTATTATATAAATAAGAACAAGTACTACTATGACGATCTGACTGGGTTTTTAAAGTTTACCATTCCTGCCGGTAAAAGAGTTCTTGAGATTGGCTCAGGCACAGGACATGTCCTTGCCGCTCTTGAGCCCTCCTACGGAGTTGGTATTGATTTTTCTCCAAAGATGGTTCAGATAGCTAAGCTAAAGTATCCCTCTCTGAGGTTTTTCAAAATAGATGCCGAGGACCTTGACCTTGACGATCAACCCTTTGACTACATAGTTATTTCAGATACAATCGGTCTTTTTGAAGACATCCAGCAGGTCTTTAAACACATGAAACACCTTGCTAATGAACACACACGAGTGGTTATAACATATAACTGTTCTCTCTGGCATCCTATACTAAGCATCGCTGAAACTCTGAGACTTAAAATGCCGAGGCAGCAGTTGAATTGGCTTGATGCGGAGGATGTCAGCCAACTTTTGTATCTTGAGGATTTTGAAGTAGTGAAAACCGGCAGAAGATTCTTATTTCCTAAGAATATATCATTTATATCTCCATTTATAAACGAATTTATTGCTCATCTTCCGTTTTTTAACTCTCTGTGTCTGACTGGTTACATAATAGCAAAGAAGGCACACAGAGCAGATGACACAAAACCTGAACCTACTGTAAGCGTTGTAATACCTGCAAGAAACGAACGGGGAAACATTGAAAACGCAGTAAAACGAACTCCAAAACTTGGCAGACATACGGAAATTATTTTTGTTGAGGGGCACTCTACTGATGGTACGCTGGATGAGATAAGACGCGTTTGCACACTTTACGGGGATAAATGCGATATCAAATACGCAGTGCAGGACGGTAAAGGCAAAGGGGATGCCGTAAGAAAGGGGTTTGCTATGGCAACCTGTGATATTCTCATGATACTGGATGCCGACCTCACTGTGCCTCCTGAGGAACTCCCTAAGTTTTACGAGGCTGTTGCCACTGGAAAGGGAGAATTTATAAACGGCACACGCCTTGTGTATCCTCTTGAAAAGGAGTCAATGAGGTTTTTAAACATGCTTGGAAATAAGTTTTTCTCAATAATGTTTACGTGGATTTTAGGTCAGCGCCTCAAAGACACACTGTGCGGCACAAAGGTTTTATCAAGAGAAAACTACCTGAGTATTCAGGCAAACAGGCACTTCTTTGGCGACTTTGACCCGTTTGGCGATTATGATCTCATATTTGGCTCAGCCAAGTTAAACTTAAAAATTATTGAAATTCCTATCACATACAGGGCCAGAGAGTACGGACAGACTAATATCTCAAGATTTTCACACGGCTGGCTGCTACTTAAGATGACGATGTTTGCCGTTAATAAGTTGAAATTCAAATAA